One Tachysurus vachellii isolate PV-2020 chromosome 5, HZAU_Pvac_v1, whole genome shotgun sequence genomic window, GAGTTGTAGGTCTCTGGTTGATCCGGTTCTCCTCAGACCTCCTGAACTGCTCCAGCTCCGCGGCGGCTGAGGAGATCGTCTGGAAGTTACAGTGAACAGATAAGAATTTTGTCTAACGGAATTTTGGACGAGTAAATTCATTAAACTCGCCTTCTTGAGTCTCGACGAACTCTTTTGGGACCTGATGGCCGACAGGAGGGCAGAACGTTCGTTTTCaggctctgtgtgtgactgcttCTTCATGGTCCCGGATGAGTCGGATACCTGGATGCAGAAAAGGGAAGCtgtgaaaacctttttttcccccgcATTGAACAAATGTATTATATCTTAGGCTTTAATATGATATTTAGGATATTGTTTCGATTCTACACTAATTTATTCactacatttttactttatttaccaaactgaaataaaaacttgGTCTTCTTTATCACAACCCAACAAAGAAAGCACACAGCTGGATAATGCActttatttcaaatcatttaGCTCACATTATAAAGCACAACCCTAGAAAGTGTTCGGGAAAACAAACACAGCTAAATAATGTCACCCCAAACTGAATAACACTTTCACTACATTTCTCATTATCAGTTTTAACAAGACTCACATTTGGTCTGAGGAAAAAAACCCAGCATACTGATGAGTGCCTATATTaaattatatcgtcgctgtcgggcggaaacctcgtatgtccaaatttggtcaatttcatattttttcacatatcgatgctattggtcagtccccacgtgggtctgttatttttacaagttattaaccaatctaaagtcttgaaaatagcttgagcacaaatctcataactccattggacacttcaactgtccacctcttcctcactccgtgtgagagcttcacggcatatttctcctcaagaagagtcgcaacgaatcaacacgtcttctgaggtaaatgtcttcaaaacactgggctcaaagaaaaaaaaatcttgacccccgctagttctggtgctcgtctgaggacaggaatttagcgcaagacaatccactgtaacgcggactaaaccctgtgcactgcagataaggtacggcgtttttttaatttcctgaaaaataacggttttggagatacgaggattctgtctgacagcgatgatatttattatttttcgaTGCTAGATACTTTTGGACAGAACCTGCAATGAGGAATATGTGTGAAAGTTGTGAAAGTAATGAACTGTTTTCTCAGTTAATAATtaagtgtatatttattttcttagcaACCGCATTTAAAGCAATTACGAGCTGAAATAAACTTGTCGTCTCTTATTGCATAATCGACCAAAGGGAATGAAAAATGTTATTTCCTGTTTTGGATACTTCACCTTTCGGAGACGTTCCATTCCATTTCCTGATTGAATTGACTCCATGAGTGAACTGTGAAGAGAAGTGTCCTTCTCCACCAACTTTGGGACAACAGGCTTAAACTTTTTGACTGGCCCAAATGGACTTGGCTGGAGAAAAAGACTGTGCAGCTCCGGTTTCTTTGCTACTGCAGGACGGGGAGCTTCTACTGTACTGTTTAGAGGCAAATAGTTTTCAGGGGCCTTTTTAATAGATATCTTCTCTTTAGTCGGAGACTGAGTGGGTTCAGAGCAGGTAGAAATCTGTGTTAGCTGTTGAGGCTGGCTATTTCCTGGGATGGAATTCAGAGCTTTAGTGCTCGATACATTTGTACAAATGATTTGCGCTTCCTTTGAGACTTCCTGTTTCTTTGCAGGGTAACTCGGGTTAGGTTTGGCAGCAGCAAGGAAAGGCACAGAGTTTTCCTTTAGGGTTAAAGCCTTATGGTGTGATTCTGCTTGCATGGGTCTTGGGTCATTCTTGAAGGCTGGGCTGCTTAATTGTAAGTGTCCATCAGCCGTCGACACAGGAAGCTCCTGAACTCCATCTACCTTGCTTGAGACGTTCCCTGTGTACTTAGTAATAGCTGAAGCCACATAACGACTTGATGTTCTTCTGGAAGGTTTAAGGAAAGTTAGGTTCTTCCTGTGTTCTGAGAAAAAGATATTTTCAGCAGGATCTGAAACAGCAAGCTTTTTCATCACTGCTGATGCGAGGTTAGGGCTTGGCCCATTGACCTGCTTTGGTAGTTCGGtaacactttctttttctgcagGTTGCGACGGCACTGCTACAGGTAACGGTTTCGGGGTGTCAGTGTCTCCAGTCCTTATAGAAGCTCTGTTATAGGCAGTAGGTGCTGAATCATCCTTGCTAGCTGAGCTCCAGAAGGCCTTAGCTTTGTCCAGGAGTGGAGAATCTCGGTCATCACTTGCCTCGTCAAGGCGATCAGATTTGCCCTGAGTGTCTCTCGGAGTGACCATGTTGCCCAACTCATCGATTTTTATGGCACCTAAACGCAAGGAACCTTTTGACTTGTGATTTTGGGAGCCGACCGGTTTGGTAGGGACAATGGTAAAAGTCTTCAAGCCAAATTTAGACACTGTGTTCTGGCTGatcatgttttgtgttttaacaGATGAGGATCTGTCCATTTTGGTGTTTTCCTTGTGATGACTCTGTACTGTTGATGCAGGCCGAAGTCTGCTTTCAGGAACATTCTGTGCGCTCTGAGTTACAGAAGTCATTGCAGGACTTCGAGACGTTTCGGGCAGCTTCTGTTTATCCGGTTCGACTTTACCTTTAATCCCAGGGCTTGTAGTGACCTTCTCTGTTTGCTTATTCTTTTCACCTGACTGAATCAGATCTGCTTTGGACGGACTTGCTTTCTGTGACATGCGAGCATTGTTGTTTTGGTTCTGAAGATCTGTGATTTGCTTGTATGAGCCATCTTGTTTGTTCTGGTTACTGTGTTCAGCCTCATTAGCACTTAATCCCATTGGACTGTCATCAATGACTTCATCGATGGCTGTCACTGGAACATCCAAATCCACCACAGACACGGGGATCTCCTCATCCATGTACACAGACTGATTAACTTCTAATCAATGGGAAAGAGAGTTTAAGTGTATATTAGCTATTGAGTAAAAGCCAGGGCATTAATGCTAGACCTTTTCCCCAGTCACACGGATTCAAAATTCAAGATGCAGTACATACATGAACTCCTGGATAGTCTACAGTAGCTagagtgccttgcaaaagtgttcatacccactgaacttttccacattttgacacgttacaaccacaaagaaaaatgtgttttattgggattttattaaatagaccgaaagaaagtggcacataattgtgaagtggaatgaaaacagctgttctgtgaagccctcagaagtgtattagagaacattagtgaacaaacagcatcatgaagaccaaagaacacaacAGACAgatcagggataaagttgtggagaagtttaaagcaggtttatgattataaattaatatcccaagccttgaacatctcacggagCATGATGTACGATCCATCATCCTGAAATGGAAAGAGTACGGCAcgactgcaagcctaccaagacacaGACGTCCACCTAAACTGAGGCCGTGtgaggagagcattaatcagagaagcagccaagaggcccatggtaactctggaggagctgcagagatccacagctcaggtggtagaatctgtccacaggacaactattagtcgtgcactccacaaatctgctCTGTATGGAAGAgcggcaagaagaaagccattgttgaaagaaagccataagaaatcccgtttgcagtttgcgacaagccgtgtggggggtggggggacaGCAAGCATGTGGGAGAAGGTGCTCTGGGcaaatgagaccaaaattgaactttttgacCAAAATTCCAAACGTTATGTGTGgcagaaacctaacactgcacatcaccctgaacacacctcCTCAccatgaaacatggtggtggcagcatcatgttgtggggatgcttttcttcagcagggaagctggtcagagatGATGGGAAGATGATgtgcacaccacacaccacagatatttatttgtaaaaaaccatttggacaccatttatcattttccttccacttcacaattatgtgccacattgtgttggtctatcacattcattcattcattcattcatcttctaccacttatctgaactacctcaggtcacggggagcctgtgcctattcaGTGGGTATAAATACTTTTGCAACACACTGCATCTAttgctttttaaatgaaaaaagaagttaattaaatgtgtttatatataaaattacacGTACCATCTGTTAGGTTTGCATCCAAATCAGCCAAGGTTAAATGGATCTGGTTTGTGATCTCAGTGTCATTTCTCTTGACTGATTGGTCCCCAGATTGCATGTTCCCACTGCTTACACAGAGATCACCATGGTTACTGATAATGATAGCAATTCACTACAATAATTAGTTAGTGAGACCAGACatcaaaaaataatgaatgaggTGAAAGTAAAAGCACCATTTCCTTCTGCACTACTTTCAGGATGTGAGAAAAAAACCCatcttgaattattttaatgctcatatttgatcattttttttgcCCCCAGTTAAAATGACACATCTTTCACCACCTACTGAATCtacaacctttttttaatatgcCTAAGCTAGAAAAATAGCTCTTTCCTGGAAGACTGAAATAACGTTTTCCTGGAAGACTTGGACATGTGTGAAGTTTTAGGTTAACGCTGCAAGCACAGGCAGCTCCTGCTCTCAGATCCATTAGCGCTTCTGGCTCTTCAGAAAGCAGTGGCTCGGGGGAAAAAAGCCAGACTGCACAGACGGCCTTGCAGAACACAAGCCAGGTTGTGCTTATCTCCACTTAATGTGGGAGATCTCCAGCTGGTCCCAAAGGACAAGGACCTATGCAGTGTTTACAAAAGATTAAATAGGAATATAATATTCGATGCCAAATGGAATGGTATGTTGTCTATGACTGGATCCAActgcaaggtttatattaatgtacttgaTTTATCCCTTTTTACCACGACACTGCCCTTGAAACTGGTTCATGGGACAtcgagataaaaaaaaacaaaactaatttcTGTGTCATTTTATACTGAGCTACTTGTtccttgaggaaaaaaaatggtgtAAAAGCTTGGAACAGAGCCGAGCAAAATTATTCGCACCCTGTGATCTGAGTTCTGTTATCAGAttcaagacacacaaacatctagAACTTAACATAAAACCGGCTTCCTGATTTAGGAATCAATGTGATTATGAGGTACCTTTGGTGCGAGCCCCATGTTGCGCAGCCCTCGTCACTGTCGCACTCTTCCTGAGGTTGGGTGGGGCTCAGAGAGTGATAAGGGCCCAGAGAGACAGTATCCTCAGGGGAGGTACTCGGAGAGTCAGCCATGCCCTCAGACGCCGCGTAACCTTGATCGGCCAAGCTCTCACTGCTACACATGGACACCGTCTCGGCTTCCTGCTCCGCTGCATGCAGCCAGACTGGGGTACAATGgacaactgtttttatttatccttgTCAAACCTCAAACCAAACCAGATTTACactgtataatatttaaattgctACTATTATATTGCTAAATATCGGTCCAACAGCAACATGCAGTGTACACCTGACTTAAgaggggatgcacttatttccagggatttcagaacagcgtaacagatattgcgtcatcgagtaggcgtggcctatttgataatctaaccctaaacctaaccctaaccgtagttttgggttgtttatttgttttctgaaataaatctacctgtatgactgttttgtccttcgtaggcatgctccctttttttttttttttttgaaagagggcgtttttccaagacctccggaaacacgcccactttacgtcgtggtaacgaaacccctggaatttagcgAATGCCGACTTAAGAGCGTGCCAGTTGTAGGCGTGTGTTTATCATTGGTTAGAAAATACACAGTCACCTTCAACATGCAGAATATTTCCTGAATTATTATCAACATTTTGGCTGACTTTCGATACACAACTCTCAAGGTTTTGGGTAAATACTGCCAGAAATGATCCAAAGACTTACGTTTTAGATATCTAACCAAAATAACGTGCTAGCTTGGGTTTCAAAACAAGAATCAATCCTGTTAAAAAAGCACAACTAAGAAGGTCAATTGCATGTTAAAGACAAGAGCTaccaggatgttttttttaaaataaagatcgCTGGGATTTGAGTTTGTTAAAATATCgcagaataaaaagaaagagatgttAATCTATAGCTTACACCTATAGTTATTTTGGGCTAAATAAATGACCTGTGAACTATTAGTGTGTTTAAGTCATGTTGAAAAGATGGAATTACGAGCTGGAAACTAGATTAGGGGCATATCAGCAAGAAACATCTGTAGTTTTAGTAGATAGCAAATTAGTTcaagttgatttaaaaaaattgggTTTAGTTTATGTGGAAAGTTATTGGAATAAAAGTTTACCcgattttatttaaagttgaaGGTTTAGCGAGGTTTAGAGGAGACACAAGGAAACTATGTTCCACTCTCTAAGCTGTGACACAGCCTCAGCATTAACAGTAGGTCTTGTCTGGATCAGATCTATTTCTTCAAGGAGTTACAGTATGGTAGCGCTAATCCATTTAGAGCTGTCAAAAGCAGGACATTATAGACAAGGTCAAAGACAATACAGCCTGAATAAGACATTCTGTTCCTGGTAAAGACTTGAGGTTAAAGAACGAGTGGCACGTTTAAGACTATCACGTTGCATTCTCAAACTATCTGAAGGAACGCATTAAGGTACAGAGCTTGTTGTACCCGATGGGACAAAACTGAAAGATAATctacactgaaaaaaagatGCTGTCAATCATCATTTGAGTAATATTTTAAGGACATGTGATTTCATTGCTTACACTgaacttcatttaaacatgTTGCCTAACAACTAGATTGAACGATGTAGAGTCGGTGCGATCAATTCACACAGCGTTAATGTAAACCGGTTACATTGTCAAATTTTGCCAGAACGTCGGCGCCGATGTTGATGTTGCTGTCGTTGGATCGATTCTCAGCTCAGCTGCACGTTTGACGTACGATTTTATTCTGTGCTATGAACGTACACGCTGAAAACATGCCGCATTCAAACAAATATCATGTGAAAGCAGACACAGGTCgaaagcttcagttaatgttcacatcaaacatcaaaatgaggGAAAAATATAATCTTACTGACTTTTTCTAGAggttacacagaatggtgaaaaaaaacCAATAAACATCCATTGAGCTGCAGTTCTGTGGAAGGAAAAGGCCTTTCTGAAGATAAAAGAGAACGACTAGTTTTTCAGTAATTCAGGTCACAAACTGCACGATTAGATTTTTGGAAAAATCTGTCTGAAAAATCTGAAATTCTGCTGCGAAATGCGTTTGTTTGgtcagagtttgttgttgaTGGTATGACTCCATTGGGCCTAACTGTCTGGTGTTAACATAGTGTGATGGCACGAGGAAGGTTGTAATACAGTATCAGTTGATCTCAGTCTCAGTTACTCATCTTACAGTATAATGGCTTCTTCACAGGAAGCACAAATTTTCACAAACTAGTTCCAAGAACAAGACAACGATGTCATTTGGTGTACTGTAATCTGATGTGGGATGAGATAGAATGGGAGATTCGCAGTATGAACCTGCAGCTGATGAACCTgcagtaatgtactgtatgtggaccAGAATCTTAAAGGAATGTTTCAAAAACGTTTGGGAATAATAGATTTACATGTCATTATGTCCCGAGGCTGTTCTGAGCAAAAACGAGGGTCGTAcccagtattattattatttcttatatctttttttttttttttatcagaatctTGATGTTTTGATGAACCAAAAGACTAAATGTTGGTTGGACTAAAGGGACTGAAACCATTCCTTCATAGTTCTTAAGCATATTTAGAGCAAAGTTGTTGTGACTATACACTTCGATACTGAACCTCCTGAACCTTGGCTTCTATACCAGGGCCAAATGGTCTGAAACCCATGGACTGAAGCCAAACtaaacaaattacacacacacacacactccctctctgcTCGTATTGTGTTAACATGCCTGACTGCACTGGCATTATcttatatctttctttctttacctttACCAGCCTCCTTTTTCTCAAGCTTTCTAGCTCAGTCAATCTGTCCTGACAAAACAGCCTCTCGCTCCTGCTGCTTCCTTCCGATTtcagcatacacacacttccacacccACAGTTATCTAAACCAAAAACATCAAGCTAAAAGTGAGATGAAATCTAATTCTGCTTTAATTTGTGATGTGAAAGTCTGAGCTGTTTGAACCAACCACTGGGTAACCTTGGGTCATGTGGGTGAGCCGAAGAGGTGTATGTGCCGTAGTGCTCCGGTTCCTGGACACATAATGAGTCACATGCTGTTTCCCAACCGTTTCCCAGCAGAGCTCTTAAAACATGGCAGCTGCGACCACAGATCTCtcttccatacacacacacacacacacacgagacacaGCACTCGCCAAGCACATGATCGCAGACTCAATTTCTTATGCGCGCAAACAATGCTGATTTAGAACCACAATTGGACGAGTCGTTACATTTCCACACCACAGCAAAACACGCTTGTGCAAATTTAGGATGCATGGTGGCAGTGTCTCAACACTCCACCACCAAAACAACTGTTTACTTCCAAAGAGGACCACTTCACTCTCTGGCCTGTTGCTTCTCATCCGAATGTAACTGCTAGTTATAGACCATGTCAAGAAAAATCACACTGGGTATAACTAGCATATATCACACTGGGTATAACTAGTATATATCACACTGGGTATAACTAGCACATCTCACACTAGGTATAACTAGCATGTATCACACTGGGTATAACTAGCATATATCACACTGGGTATAACTAGCATATATCACACTGGGTATAACTAGCATATATCACACTGGGTATAACTAGCATATATCACACTGGGTATAACTAGCATATATCACACTGGGTATAACTAGCATATATCACACTGGGTATAACTAGTATATATCACACTAGGTATAACTAGTATATATCACACTGGGTATAACTAGTATATATACACTGGGTATAACTAGTATATATCACACTGGGTATAACTAGCATATATCACACTGGGTATAACTAGTATATAT contains:
- the cobl gene encoding protein cordon-bleu isoform X9 yields the protein MPSNADGLSESGDFSSMTNTMKARAPPPPSVPQPAPRKIFRNAVPDGGTASDTKENVAQSTVDLQITLPNGYGTLVTVDGRKALMDVLVDLCAQYHLNPAEHTLELASDEGQPVSFKPHTVLGSLQASRAIIKRRSQEERLPRKPAPKVPEKTVRLVVNYHRGQKAVVRVNPFVPLQSLVPAICQKCEFNPARVLLLRDAVSHHELDLHKSITELEIRELYMLDQTMVSLNSDTQSASTDGKKGLLGLFKFNRRKSKGLSAVSGVCAEARPNTLGQSQSAMNLSRLSPKTEPKKRRAPAPPPSLTPTLTETQMQTQCSPAVEVQTKPNSQSQLKKRKAPPPPPGKHLTTSSSPALAAAAPRLPNTKAASDDSMSDLSHSIEDSEPAASVCSSSSSDDAAESSSLAEETMAEPAVELASGLASKVERVPEVNNQAARRSFVKREPEEPESALELKMEEVDNSRHSAIVWLHAAEQEAETVSMCSSESLADQGYAASEGMADSPSTSPEDTVSLGPYHSLSPTQPQEECDSDEGCATWGSHQSSGNMQSGDQSVKRNDTEITNQIHLTLADLDANLTDEVNQSVYMDEEIPVSVVDLDVPVTAIDEVIDDSPMGLSANEAEHSNQNKQDGSYKQITDLQNQNNNARMSQKASPSKADLIQSGEKNKQTEKVTTSPGIKGKVEPDKQKLPETSRSPAMTSVTQSAQNVPESRLRPASTVQSHHKENTKMDRSSSVKTQNMISQNTVSKFGLKTFTIVPTKPVGSQNHKSKGSLRLGAIKIDELGNMVTPRDTQGKSDRLDEASDDRDSPLLDKAKAFWSSASKDDSAPTAYNRASIRTGDTDTPKPLPVAVPSQPAEKESVTELPKQVNGPSPNLASAVMKKLAVSDPAENIFFSEHRKNLTFLKPSRRTSSRYVASAITKYTGNVSSKVDGVQELPVSTADGHLQLSSPAFKNDPRPMQAESHHKALTLKENSVPFLAAAKPNPSYPAKKQEVSKEAQIICTNVSSTKALNSIPGNSQPQQLTQISTCSEPTQSPTKEKISIKKAPENYLPLNSTVEAPRPAVAKKPELHSLFLQPSPFGPVKKFKPVVPKLVEKDTSLHSSLMESIQSGNGMERLRKVSDSSGTMKKQSHTEPENERSALLSAIRSQKSSSRLKKTISSAAAELEQFRRSEENRINQRPTTPPAVTYPPTITPPPPSFIPPPPPFIPPPPPTFTPPPPPFIPPPPPPTLSFSKPAVVLPAGGTPESAREAMLEAIRSGAAAERLRKVPASTKTVKVNGRLGTIQASAPSSQEP
- the cobl gene encoding protein cordon-bleu isoform X4, with translation MNYSRPPIGNTMKARAPPPPSVPQPAPRKIFRNAVPDGGTASDTKENVAQSTVDLQITLPNGYGTLVTVDGRKALMDVLVDLCAQYHLNPAEHTLELASDEGQPVSFKPHTVLGSLQASRAIIKRRSQEERLPRKPAPKVPEKTVRLVVNYHRGQKAVVRVNPFVPLQSLVPAICQKCEFNPARVLLLRDAVSHHELDLHKSITELEIRELYMLDQTMVLQPKTVSAPVLNFSAVSLNSDTQSASTDGKKGLLGLFKFNRRKSKTEEFFDDTDQNNTHTNINGLSAVSGVCAEARPNTLGQSQSAMNLSRLSPKTEPKKRRAPAPPPSLTPTLTETQMQTQCSPAVEVQTKPNSQSQLKKRKAPPPPPGKHLTTSSSPALAAAAPRLPNTKAASDDSMSDLSHSIEDSEPAASVCSSSSSDDAAESSSLAEETMAEPAVELASGLASKVERVPEVNNQAARRSFVKREPEEPESALELKMEEVDNSRHSAIVWLHAAEQEAETVSMCSSESLADQGYAASEGMADSPSTSPEDTVSLGPYHSLSPTQPQEECDSDEGCATWGSHQSSGNMQSGDQSVKRNDTEITNQIHLTLADLDANLTDEVNQSVYMDEEIPVSVVDLDVPVTAIDEVIDDSPMGLSANEAEHSNQNKQDGSYKQITDLQNQNNNARMSQKASPSKADLIQSGEKNKQTEKVTTSPGIKGKVEPDKQKLPETSRSPAMTSVTQSAQNVPESRLRPASTVQSHHKENTKMDRSSSVKTQNMISQNTVSKFGLKTFTIVPTKPVGSQNHKSKGSLRLGAIKIDELGNMVTPRDTQGKSDRLDEASDDRDSPLLDKAKAFWSSASKDDSAPTAYNRASIRTGDTDTPKPLPVAVPSQPAEKESVTELPKQVNGPSPNLASAVMKKLAVSDPAENIFFSEHRKNLTFLKPSRRTSSRYVASAITKYTGNVSSKVDGVQELPVSTADGHLQLSSPAFKNDPRPMQAESHHKALTLKENSVPFLAAAKPNPSYPAKKQEVSKEAQIICTNVSSTKALNSIPGNSQPQQLTQISTCSEPTQSPTKEKISIKKAPENYLPLNSTVEAPRPAVAKKPELHSLFLQPSPFGPVKKFKPVVPKLVEKDTSLHSSLMESIQSGNGMERLRKVSDSSGTMKKQSHTEPENERSALLSAIRSQKSSSRLKKTISSAAAELEQFRRSEENRINQRPTTPPAVTYPPTITPPPPSFIPPPPPFIPPPPPTFTPPPPPFIPPPPPPTLSFSKPAVVLPAGGTPESAREAMLEAIRSGAAAERLRKVPASTKTVKVNGRLGTIQASAPSSQEP
- the cobl gene encoding protein cordon-bleu isoform X6 — its product is MPSNADGLSESGDFSSMTNTMKARAPPPPSVPQPAPRKIFRNAVPDGGTASDTKENVAQSTVDLQITLPNGYGTLVTVDGRKALMDVLVDLCAQYHLNPAEHTLELASDEGQPVSFKPHTVLGSLQASRAIIKRRSQEERLPRKPAPKVPEKTVRLVVNYHRGQKAVVRVNPFVPLQSLVPAICQKCEFNPARVLLLRDAVSHHELDLHKSITELEIRELYMLDQTMVSLNSDTQSASTDGKKGLLGLFKFNRRKSKTEEFFDDTDQNNTHTNINGLSAVSGVCAEARPNTLGQSQSAMNLSRLSPKTEPKKRRAPAPPPSLTPTLTETQMQTQCSPAVEVQTKPNSQSQLKKRKAPPPPPGKHLTTSSSPALAAAAPRLPNTKAASDDSMSDLSHSIEDSEPAASVCSSSSSDDAAESSSLAEETMAEPAVELASGLASKVERVPEVNNQAARRSFVKREPEEPESALELKMEEVDNSRHSAIVWLHAAEQEAETVSMCSSESLADQGYAASEGMADSPSTSPEDTVSLGPYHSLSPTQPQEECDSDEGCATWGSHQSSGNMQSGDQSVKRNDTEITNQIHLTLADLDANLTDEVNQSVYMDEEIPVSVVDLDVPVTAIDEVIDDSPMGLSANEAEHSNQNKQDGSYKQITDLQNQNNNARMSQKASPSKADLIQSGEKNKQTEKVTTSPGIKGKVEPDKQKLPETSRSPAMTSVTQSAQNVPESRLRPASTVQSHHKENTKMDRSSSVKTQNMISQNTVSKFGLKTFTIVPTKPVGSQNHKSKGSLRLGAIKIDELGNMVTPRDTQGKSDRLDEASDDRDSPLLDKAKAFWSSASKDDSAPTAYNRASIRTGDTDTPKPLPVAVPSQPAEKESVTELPKQVNGPSPNLASAVMKKLAVSDPAENIFFSEHRKNLTFLKPSRRTSSRYVASAITKYTGNVSSKVDGVQELPVSTADGHLQLSSPAFKNDPRPMQAESHHKALTLKENSVPFLAAAKPNPSYPAKKQEVSKEAQIICTNVSSTKALNSIPGNSQPQQLTQISTCSEPTQSPTKEKISIKKAPENYLPLNSTVEAPRPAVAKKPELHSLFLQPSPFGPVKKFKPVVPKLVEKDTSLHSSLMESIQSGNGMERLRKVSDSSGTMKKQSHTEPENERSALLSAIRSQKSSSRLKKTISSAAAELEQFRRSEENRINQRPTTPPAVTYPPTITPPPPSFIPPPPPFIPPPPPTFTPPPPPFIPPPPPPTLSFSKPAVVLPAGGTPESAREAMLEAIRSGAAAERLRKVPASTKTVKVNGRLGTIQASAPSSQEP
- the cobl gene encoding protein cordon-bleu isoform X3; amino-acid sequence: MPSNADGLSESGDFSSMTNTMKARAPPPPSVPQPAPRKIFRNAVPDGGTASDTKENVAQSTVDLQITLPNGYGTLVTVDGRKALMDVLVDLCAQYHLNPAEHTLELASDEGQPVSFKPHTVLGSLQASRAIIKRRSQEERLPRKPAPKVPEKTVRLVVNYHRGQKAVVRVNPFVPLQSLVPAICQKCEFNPARVLLLRDAVSHHELDLHKSITELEIRELYMLDQTMVLQPKTVSAPVLNFSVSLNSDTQSASTDGKKGLLGLFKFNRRKSKTEEFFDDTDQNNTHTNINGLSAVSGVCAEARPNTLGQSQSAMNLSRLSPKTEPKKRRAPAPPPSLTPTLTETQMQTQCSPAVEVQTKPNSQSQLKKRKAPPPPPGKHLTTSSSPALAAAAPRLPNTKAASDDSMSDLSHSIEDSEPAASVCSSSSSDDAAESSSLAEETMAEPAVELASGLASKVERVPEVNNQAARRSFVKREPEEPESALELKMEEVDNSRHSAIVWLHAAEQEAETVSMCSSESLADQGYAASEGMADSPSTSPEDTVSLGPYHSLSPTQPQEECDSDEGCATWGSHQSSGNMQSGDQSVKRNDTEITNQIHLTLADLDANLTDEVNQSVYMDEEIPVSVVDLDVPVTAIDEVIDDSPMGLSANEAEHSNQNKQDGSYKQITDLQNQNNNARMSQKASPSKADLIQSGEKNKQTEKVTTSPGIKGKVEPDKQKLPETSRSPAMTSVTQSAQNVPESRLRPASTVQSHHKENTKMDRSSSVKTQNMISQNTVSKFGLKTFTIVPTKPVGSQNHKSKGSLRLGAIKIDELGNMVTPRDTQGKSDRLDEASDDRDSPLLDKAKAFWSSASKDDSAPTAYNRASIRTGDTDTPKPLPVAVPSQPAEKESVTELPKQVNGPSPNLASAVMKKLAVSDPAENIFFSEHRKNLTFLKPSRRTSSRYVASAITKYTGNVSSKVDGVQELPVSTADGHLQLSSPAFKNDPRPMQAESHHKALTLKENSVPFLAAAKPNPSYPAKKQEVSKEAQIICTNVSSTKALNSIPGNSQPQQLTQISTCSEPTQSPTKEKISIKKAPENYLPLNSTVEAPRPAVAKKPELHSLFLQPSPFGPVKKFKPVVPKLVEKDTSLHSSLMESIQSGNGMERLRKVSDSSGTMKKQSHTEPENERSALLSAIRSQKSSSRLKKTISSAAAELEQFRRSEENRINQRPTTPPAVTYPPTITPPPPSFIPPPPPFIPPPPPTFTPPPPPFIPPPPPPTLSFSKPAVVLPAGGTPESAREAMLEAIRSGAAAERLRKVPASTKTVKVNGRLGTIQASAPSSQEP